One Leptospira semungkisensis DNA segment encodes these proteins:
- a CDS encoding phosphatidylinositol phospholipase, whose amino-acid sequence MAAKIKRTSFQRLLNAMKKVTSEVNDHEILRRLETLMVTSKEDLNQAVIRTLLENPLDFDPKSVPEPYAQYVRHFVYMVKRNKKMGLDINFDSGSLDQKKEKKKVAAPPKKALPSKKSLPARKRA is encoded by the coding sequence ATGGCTGCGAAAATAAAACGGACCTCCTTTCAGAGGCTCCTAAATGCGATGAAAAAAGTCACGAGTGAAGTGAATGATCACGAGATTCTTCGCAGGCTTGAAACCTTAATGGTCACTAGTAAGGAAGATCTGAACCAAGCAGTCATCCGTACTCTTCTTGAAAATCCTTTGGACTTCGATCCTAAATCAGTTCCAGAACCTTATGCTCAGTACGTTAGGCACTTTGTGTACATGGTAAAAAGAAATAAGAAGATGGGACTCGATATAAATTTCGATTCGGGTTCCCTTGATCAAAAAAAAGAAAAGAAGAAGGTAGCAGCACCTCCCAAAAAGGCACTCCCTTCTAAAAAATCCCTCCCAGCTCGCAAAAGAGCCTAA